In Beijerinckiaceae bacterium, the sequence TTCTTTATGCGACGGGTTTGCGGGTTTCCGAACTCGTGGCACTCCCGGCGAGCGCCGCGCAAACCAAGGAGCCTTTCATCCATATTCGCGGCAAGGGAGGCCGGGAGAGACTTGTGCCGCTTTCGGCTCAGGCGCGGGACGCGATGCTTGCCTATCGCGCCGCGTTGAACAAAAGGCCGAATCCCGCGACAGGCCCTTGGCTGTTTCCGGCCGATAGCACAAGCGGACATCTGACGCGCCAGGCTTTCGCCCGCGATCTGAAGATCTGTGCCGCCGCGGCTGGGATCGCGGCCGCGCGGGTTAGCCCGCATGTATTGCGCCATGCCTTTGCCAGCCATCTCTTGCAAAATGGCGCGGATTTGCGGGTCGTTCAGGAATTGCTCGGCCACGCCGATATTTCGACGACGCAAATTTATACGCATGTGCTCGACGAGCGGATAAAATCGATGGTCCGCGATCTCCATCCAATGAATGGCGATGGGGAGTTCGAAAAGGGCCCGCGCGTTTAGTGCAAATTTTGATTTTCTGTCGCCGACTCGCTCACACTGACCATGGCGACGGGGATCCGCAAGCCCAGCCAAGGGAGGGGCGCGACCGTGCCCTTGGCCCGAAGGGGCGTCACCAATCCCTGCAGGCCGGGGTGATGGGGCCCTCCTCTGATCCAGAATTCTCCTCCCGCGCCGTTTTGCGCATCAAGCGGACCGATGCAAGAAGCAATGAGCCCTTGCACCGTATCCGAGCCGTCGGCGCAGGCAAGGTAACCGTCTTTGACGGTGAGGCCACGTCCGGAGTCGAGTGTCGCGCGTGCCGCCGCATTCGCAAACAATACTCTTGCCCCCGCGTCGACCAGCAGGACGCCGCGGTCGAGATTTTCGAGCCGGTTCGGCGCGGTGTCGAGATCGAGATTGAGATCGAGCATCCTGAACTGGTAATGGATGCGGGCCGCGCGACCGATGTGGTGCGCAGCAGCCTCGAAGATGCGCCTTTGTTCATGGGTGATCTGATCGTCGCGAGGGGAATTGGCGACGCATATCAACGCGGAGACGCCATCATCCACCCGCAAATTTACGCCAAGCATGGCTAGCCCGAACTCGGCGGGCTTGAACCATTCATTGAATACGGGAGTCGTAGCAAACTCGGTGCGCGAAACGAGGCTATCGAGGGAATAGATTTCGCCGACAGGCTTGGTCGTGGTCAGCATCCAAAGCGGATTGTGGAACGCCCAATATTGTCGGTAGCTGGCTTGAAACTCGGGATCGGTACGCGGTGTGATCGAGTCGAAGATCTGGGCCCGAAAGTCCAAACTCGCGATGCCGATCTGTGCCGCCTTCATCACATCGGTGAGCTTCGTCAGCGCAACCGACCAGAGGCGATCATCAAGCGCAGCCTCATAAATCAAGCCGATTAAAGATATGAGTTCGTCCTGATTGACCATTTGACAGCCTCGCCGACATGGCGCTGGTGGGCCAGCAAAACAATGCTCGGCCTTTGGCGCTAAACACGCAAGAAAGAATTGGCCACTTGCCGCCTATTTTACCTATGCGTCGGTAAGGTAGCGCTTGGGGCGCGTCCAAGCTTCAGCCGCGATAGGGCCCGAACGGTTCGCTCCCTAATTTCCGCGCTTCGGAAACGTCCAGTAAAAGACGCACGAGTTCGGCTTGCCGATGGGTTCCGGTTTTTTCGAAAATGCTCGAAAGGTGAGTCCTCGCCGTGGCGCCGGTGATCCCGCGCCGTCGCGCCGCAGCGCCTCTGCCATCGCCTTTCACAATCTCCGCCGCCAGCCGGGATTCGGCGGCTGTCAGACCGAAACGACGCTGCAAATTGGTTTCCAATTGGCGCCGTTCGCAGTCGGGGTCGTTCACCGTAACAATGGCGACCGGCGCAGAAAGGCCAAGCCAGGAAACTTCGGATAGACGCTGATTGGATCGCAACGGCGCGACGCTTACCTGAAGCGGCGAACAAGGGAAGGCGCGCTCGACACTGAACTCGCCACCGGGAGCCTTATATTTGAGGGAGGCTTCCACGCAGGACGCGATGAGCGTTTGCAAAATGTCCGAATCGCCAATGTTGGTAAGGCGCCCCTTTCGGAGAACGATGCCGTCCTCCGCATCGAGCATTGCCTTCGCTGTAGAATTCAGAAACACAACTCTAGCCCAGGCGTCGACCAGAAAAGCACTTTTCTGCAAAGTGTCCAATCGCTCAAGCGCGGCTGTTTTATTCAGTTCAAGGCCCCAGAGCCGGCCACGGATTTTAATGGCCCGGATGATGTGGCGGAGCGCGGTCGCGAATAATTGGGTCTGTCTTTCCGTCATCTGATCTATGGCTGGCGCGTTGGTCACGCAGATCAATGCCGAAAGATTATCCTCCATGATGAGGTTGGCGGCCGTCGCAGCGAGCCCATATTCGGCGCGGCGCCACCACTCATTGAAAATTGGTGTAGCCGAGAACTCTTCGCGCCGCATGAGACTGTCGAGCGAGAAGGGCTTGCCGACCGGATGGAGCGCGGTGTGGCGCCAAAGCGGGCAATTAAACGCCCAGTATTCCTTATAGAGGGTTATGAGAGCTGGATCGGTGCGCGGCGCGACTGCCGACACGATGCTGTCCCGCTTGTCCACCGACGTGATGGCAACTTGCGACGCATCCATGGCGTCGGCAAGGGTCGTCAGAACTTTGGGCCAAACATCCCCATCATGGATCGTCTCGTAGATCGAATCGATGAGCGCAATGAAATCATCATCCCCACTCATGGCGCAGCGTCACCCGTTCGACGTCGATGCTGTAGCGTCAAGGCGCATAAGCTCCTGCAATTGCCGCAGTGACAAACCTTCGATGTCCCACCTTAGACCAGCGGGGATCAATTCCCGATTAGAAGCGTTGTAAGGTAAATTGCGCAAAATTGCATAACAATTTGCACTTTTATGAACCGGAAGGTCCTTGAATCAGGAATCCCAGCATTCCGTCGCACCTTTATCGGCGATATCGAGCAGAAGAGGCACAAGTTCGGCCTGTCGATGGGTGCCGGTTTTTTCAAAGATGCTGGAAAGCTGAGCGCGGGCCGTCGCGACCGAAATGCCGCGCCGCCGGGCCGCCGCCTCGCGGCCGTCGCCTTTGACGATCTCGGCCGCCAATCTCGCCTCCGCAGCGGTGAGATTGAAACGCCGGTGCAGACCTCGCGTGAGGATCGCCCGATCAATTTCGGGGTCCACCACGGTCACCATCGCGACGGGGGCGCGAAGGCCGAGCCAAGGGATTTCCACGACCGGCGTTTTGGGCCGCA encodes:
- a CDS encoding tyrosine recombinase, which codes for MPGKRKPLPLIEAFLDMIAAERGAAKNTIESYARDLADYAAGLTLAGKTPLNAATGDIRAYLSGLVDRGLKPASSARKLSSIRQFHRFLVTEGRRSDDPALIIEAPRRGRNLPKILSIAEVSHLLAVSKEGLDAASRPNTDRLRALRTACLLELLYATGLRVSELVALPASAAQTKEPFIHIRGKGGRERLVPLSAQARDAMLAYRAALNKRPNPATGPWLFPADSTSGHLTRQAFARDLKICAAAAGIAAARVSPHVLRHAFASHLLQNGADLRVVQELLGHADISTTQIYTHVLDERIKSMVRDLHPMNGDGEFEKGPRV